From the Fulvia fulva chromosome 2, complete sequence genome, one window contains:
- a CDS encoding SWIRM domain-containing protein has product MAFSPRQEQTQPKSMSIAMKSIPQLLTPEEHAADSFSISKPLPSFQTAVPSPPASPEFNSFNTESHFRSNDDILYPDHTHVQSKPSERPLFDEESRWDVQQRQPTPATERSLSISTPSGSPEQSVARPLKENFEKPSYEHPRVVQEQEPIGPVQLYNTYGLDYYRYMLSQSEDHRKRRQEARQLPPPKDTKAAQRDEYTRRVLASIGQSYRVSKAKATAQAQPQPKPKTSRPLSSRASVKPESLPAPVNESPSPIKRSRRQPSTSDAAFGTLPHIAQPKPRTRAAPSKKIDGEDEQWYNIPDCTPPLSYLDEPDVKLAAQWNNGNTLNLDNDPNREHLHPQELDVAAVLRLPCNKYLANKRRVFNERLKSLKEGRDFNKTSAQNVTKIDVNKASRLWQAFDNIGWFDEKWFQEHLKNGA; this is encoded by the coding sequence ATGGCGTTCTCGCCACGACAAGAGCAGACGCAGCCGAAGAGCATGAGCATTGCTATGAAGTCGATCCCACAACTCCTCACACCAGAAGAACACGCTGCGGACAGCTTCTCCATCAGCAAGCCCTTGCCGTCGTTCCAGACCGCTGTGCCATCGCCGCCAGCATCGCCAGAGTTCAACTCGTTCAACACAGAGTCGCACTTCCGATCAAACGACGACATCCTCTACCCAGATCACACCCACGTGCAGAGCAAGCCGTCCGAGCGACCACTGTTCGACGAAGAGAGCCGCTGGGACGTACAACAACGACAGCCTACACCAGCGACAGAACGGTCGCTATCGATATCGACACCCTCCGGTAGCCCAGAGCAGAGCGTAGCACGTCCACTGAAGGAGAACTTCGAAAAGCCCTCGTACGAACACCCTCGTGTGGTTCAAGAACAGGAGCCCATCGGACCTGTGCAGCTGTACAACACCTACGGCCTGGACTACTATCGCTACATGTTGTCGCAAAGTGAAGACCACCGGAAGCGACGACAGGAAGCACGCCAGCTGCCTCCACCAAAGGACACGAAGGCAGCACAACGCGACGAATACACACGACGGGTCCTCGCATCGATAGGTCAATCATATCGAGTGTCGAAGGCAAAGGCGACTGCCCAGGCACAGCCACAACCCAAGCCAAAGACATCGCGACCACTGTCTTCGCGGGCATCGGTCAAGCCAGAGTCACTCCCAGCACCGGTCAATGAGTCACCATCGCCAATCAAGCGTAGCCGAAGGCAGCCATCGACCTCTGACGCCGCATTTGGTACTTTGCCACACATCGCGCAGCCCAAGCCACGCACACGAGCGGCACCAAGCAAGAAGATCGATGGCGAGGACGAGCAGTGGTACAACATCCCTGACTGCACCCCACCACTCAGCTATCTCGACGAACCAGATGTAAAGCTTGCTGCTCAGTGGAATAACGGCAACACGCTCAACCTTGACAACGATCCCAACCGGGAACACCTCCATCCTCAGGAACTCGATGTCGCTGCAGTCCTTCGCCTACCTTGCAACAAGTACCTCGCCAACAAGCGCCGCGTTTTCAACGAACGCCTGAAGTCGCTGAAAGAAGGTCGAGACTTCAACAAGACTTCAGCACAGAATGTCACGAAGATTGATGTGAACAAGGCAAGCCGACTGTGGCAAGCTTTCGATAACATCGGCTGGTTCGACGAGAAGTGGTTCCAGGAGCATCTCAAGAATGGTGCTTAG
- a CDS encoding Dolichyl-phosphate-mannose--protein mannosyltransferase 2: MAAQDFQTKATGADTQGGLRQRYAPPQQQQNGNYVPKELDDKLDKKTKQQANSILQTLDDYEFLIAPIVFTALAFFTRMWKIGISNIVTWDEAHFGKFASHYLKREFYFDVHPPLGKMLNGLAGHMAGYNGSFEFKSGEVYPEELNYTFMRLFNGAFGALCVPLAYFTAKELHFKRPTVWLVTLMVLFENSYTTISRFILLDSMLLFFTFTTVFTWAKFHNQRIDPFSVPWFFWLFMSGISIGCVCSVKWVGAFGTALVGIYTTETLWNMFGDLKMPKVTLASHLGARIFGLIVIPMVVYMFTFWVHFAVLENSGPGDAQMSSLFQANLRGTEVGKDSPLEIAIGSRATLKNMGYGGGLLHSHVQTYPEGSGQQQVTCYHHKDANNDWFFYPNRHEAEFDPEAPLKFVGDKDVIRLIHAQTGRNLHSHQVAAPVTKADWEVSSYGNVTIGDTKDHWQVEVINDAASRDHSKLRTLTTAFRLKHVDLGCYLRAGNVNLPQWGFKQIEVTCVKQNKPRDPYTHWNVESHVNERLPPGDPGSYKSPFFRDFIHLNVAMMTSNNALVPDPDKQDDLASKPWQWPLLNVGLRMCGWDDNIIKYFLLGNPLVYWGSTFSLGFFLAMVAWYAIRWQRGYDELTWKQIDHFQYSGIYPVIGWFLHYLPFIAMARVTYVHHYYPALYFAILSFGFCADWLTRQLPSRVQWAIFTVLYITTTGLFWLFKDFCFGMVGNNQQWSHLKWLSTWRMSD, encoded by the exons ATGGCGGCGCAGGACTTCCAGACCAAGGCCACCGGCGCAGATACGCAAGGTGGCCTCAGACAGCGATATGCACCGCCGCAGCAGCAACAGAATGGCAACTATGTGCCCAAAGAGCTGGACGACAAGCTGGACAAGAAGACGAAGCAGCAG GCCAACTCCATCCTCCAGACCCTCGACGACTACGAATTCCTGATCGCGCCCATCGTCTTCACAGCCCTCGCCTTCTTCACGCGCATGTGGAAGATTGGCATCTCCAACATCGTTACATGGGATGAAGCACATTTCGGCAAGTTTGCATCCCATTACCTCAAGCGCGAGTTCTACTTCGATGTCCACCCTCCTCTCGGCAAGATGCTCAATGGTCTGGCTGGCCACATGGCTGGCTACAATGGCTCCTTCGAGTTTAAGAGCGGCGAAGTCTACCCGGAAGAGCTGAACTACACCTTCATGCGATTGTTCAACGGAGCATTCGGCGCCTTGTGCGTACCGTTGGCATACTTCACCGCGAAAGAGCTGCACTTCAAAAGGCCGACAGTCTGGCTGGTGACATTGATGGTCCTGTTCGAGAACAGCTACACCACGATCAGCAGGTTCATCCTGCTGGACAGTATGCTGCTCTTCTTCACCTTCACGACTGTCTTCACCTGGGCCAAGTTCCACAACCAGCGAATCGACCCATTCTCGGTCCCATGGTTTTTCTGGCTCTTCATGAGCGGTATCTCGATCGGCTGTGTGTGCAGTGTCAAGTGGGTTGGCGCTTTCGGAACTGCTCTGGTTGGGATCTACACTACTGAGACGCTGTGGAACATGTTTGGTGATCTCAAGATGCCAAAGGTCACGCTCGCTTCGCATCTCGGCGCTCGCATCTTTGGTCTGATTGTCATTCCCATGGTCGTCTACATGTTCACTTTCTGGGTTCACTTTGCGGTTCTCGAGAACAGCGGTCCTGGCGATGCGCAGATGTCTTCTCTCTTCCAAGCCAACCTCCGGGGCACGGAAGTCGGCAAGGACAGCCCACTTGAGATTGCGATTGGTTCTAGGGCGACTTTGAAGAACATGGGCTACGGCGGTGGTCTTCTGCATTCTCACGTTCAGACATACCCTGAAGGATCTGGACAGCAACAGGTCACTTGCTACCATCACAAGGATGCCAACAACGACTGGTTCTTTTACCCCAACAGACACGAGGCCGAGTTCGACCCAGAAGCACCACTGAAATTCGTCGGCGACAAGGATGTCATCCGTCTTATCCACGCACAAACTGGTCGCAACTTGCACTCTCACCAAGTCGCTGCACCAGTCACTAAGGCTGACTGGGAAGTTTCCTCATACGGCAACGTTACCATCGGTGATACCAAGGATCACTGGCAGGTCGAGGTCATTAACGATGCTGCCTCGAGGGACCACTCTAAGCTCAGGACGCTGACCACTGCCTTCCGCCTCAAGCACGTCGATCTGGGCTGCTACCTCCGAGCTGGCAACGTCAACCTGCCACAGTGGGGTTTCAAGCAGATCGAGGTGACTTGCGTCAAGCAGAACAAGCCCCGTGACCCATACACGCACTGGAACGTCGAGTCGCACGTGAACGAGAGAC TCCCACCCGGCGACCCAGGTTCATACAAGTCTCCGTTCTTCCGCGACTTCATCCACCTCAACGTCGCCATGATGACCTCCAACAACGCTCTGGTTCCTGACCCAGACAAGCAGGACGATCTCGCCTCGAAACCATGGCAGTGGCCCCTTCTCAACGTCGGCCTCCGCATGTGCGGCTGGGACGACAACATCATCAAGTACTTCCTCCTTGGCAACCCACTGGTCTACTGGGGATCCACTTTCTCTCTGGGCTTCTTCCTCGCCATGGTTGCATGGTACGCGATCAGATGGCAGCGCGGGTACGACGAGCTCACCTGGAAGCAAATCGACCATTTCCAGTACTCAGGTATCTACCCGGTCATTGGCTGGTTCCTCCACTACCTGCCGTTCATCGCCATGGCTCGTGTAACTTACGTCCACCACTACTACCCAGCTCTCTACTTCGCCATCCTCAGCTTTGGTTTCTGCGCTGACTGGCTCACGCGACAGCTGCCAAGCAGAGTACAGTGGGCGATCTTCACAGTCCTTTACATCACCACAACAGGACTGTTCTGGCTATTCAAGGACTTCTGCTTCGGCATGGTTGGCAACAACCAACAATGGAGTCACCTGAAGTGGCTGTCTACATGGCGGATGTCTGACTAG
- a CDS encoding Oxygen-dependent coproporphyrinogen-III oxidase encodes MNPIRPPTLEAALRSCTRPHRTPAARNAIQSRSRAPQRRCIFESERPQRPGQLGSGDGPMPQKNQVWMPKTRIAVGVVFIGSLVYSMAMGESEVPPPGSPEAKLRTGQQLDAPTIAERDSLSKRESGVSVNSPMRLRMEQYIKQKQEEIVRALEGVDGKRFQVDAWDRPNGGGGISCVLQEGNVFEKAGVNISVVYGTLPRAAISKMRVNHKALDPDVESLEFFAAGLSLVLHPNNPMAPTVHLNYRYFETANADGSTNAWWFGGGTDLTPSYLFDEDVIHFHRTIKEACDSHDKTYYARFKKWCDDYFSVKHRNETRGVGGIFFDDLDETEKDAESLFAFCQSCLGAFLPSYLPIINKRRDMPYTEKEKQWQQLRRGRYVEFNLVHDRGTAFGLNTPGARIESILMSLPLTARWQYQHEPERGSREERLVGVLRRPVDWI; translated from the exons ATGAACCCAATACGCCCTCCCACGCTCGAAGCAGCGTTACGATCATGCACACGACCACACCGCACTCCCGCCGCCCGCAACGCAATCCAATCGCGATCAAGAGCTCCGCAAAGACGATGCATTTTCGAAAGTGAGCGACCCCAGCGACCGGGACAATTGGGTTCTGGCGATGGCCCTATGCCGCAGAAGAATCAGGTGTGGATGCCGAAGACGAGGATTGCTGTGGGGGTGGTGTTTATTGGGAGTTTGGTTTATTCTATG GCGATGGGGGAGAGTGAGGTTCCACCACCGGGTTCCCCTGAAGCGAAACTGCGAACGGGACAACAGCTTGATGCGCCGACGATTGCGGAGCGGGATTCTTTGAGTAAGAGGGAGAGTGGTGTTAGTGTGAATTCGCCGATGCGGTTAAGGATGGAGCAGTATATCAAGCAGAAACAGGAAGAGATTGTAAGAGCGCTGGAAGGGGTAGATGGTAAGCGGTTTCAAGTCGATGCGTGGGATAGACCTAATGGCGGCGGTGGCATCTCCTGCGTCCTGCAAGAAGGAAATGTCTTCGAGAAGGCTGGTGTGAACATCAGCGTCGTCTACGGTACCCTCCCTCGCGCCGCCATCTCCAAGATGCGCGTCAACCACAAAGCCCTCGACCCAGACGTCGAGAGCCTCGAATTCTTCGCAGCAGGTCTCAGTCTAGTCCTCCACCCCAACAACCCCATGGCCCCCACCGTCCACCTCAACTACCGCTACTTCGAAACCGCCAATGCCGACGGCTCCACGAACGCCTGGTGGTTCGGCGGAGGCACAGATCTCACGCCGAGCTACCTCTTCGACGAAGACGTAATTCATTTCCACCGCACCATTAAAGAGGCCTGCGACTCCCACGACAAGACTTACTACGCCCGCTTCAAAAAATGGTGCGACGACTACTTCTCCGTCAAACACCGCAACGAAACCCGTGGCGTTGGTGGGATCTTCTTCGATGACCTGGACGAAACTGAAAAGGACGCGGAATCCTTATTCGCATTCTGCCAATCATGTCTAGGCGCCTTCCTCCCCTCGTACCTCCCCATCATCAACAAGAGGAGGGACATGCCATATACGGAGAAAGAGAAGCAATGGCAGCAGTTGAGACGGGGAAGGTATGTGGAGTTTAATCTGGTGCATGACAGGGGTACGGCGTTTGGGTTGAATACACCGGGGGCGAGGATTGAGAGTATTTTGATGAGTTTGCCACTTACGGCCAGGTGGCAATATCAGCATGAGCCGGAGAGGGGGAGTAGGGAGGAGAGATTGGTGGGGGTGTTGAGGAGGCCGGTTGATTGGATTTGA
- a CDS encoding Acyl-CoA dehydrogenase produces the protein MNSDFTTPELLEYIAKLDAFIEKEIKPLQAQDDNDRFFDHRREHSRTDWDKGGLPRDEWEDLLREATRRADKAGFYRFSLPKEYGGQNEQSGRGSNLWVAVIREHLAAKGLGLFNDLQNEHSVCGNFPDIIMVQHFGNEQQKKELIQGRLAGKVRITFGLTEPEHGSDATHMSTRATLQPDGTYLINGAKMWQTGMHKATNCFIFARTSGSNGSAKGITCFNVPSTTPGLKVESYEWTLNMPTDHATVSLTNVRVPASSIIGPLDEGLAIAQAFVHENRIRQAASSLGAAVYCVRQSVAYARKRRPFGEPLASNQAIQFPLVELATQCEMLRLLIRKTAHDMDTMPHREVEQKISDKVSMCNYWANRLCTQAADRAIQTFGGWGYSRHYPFEHIWRHHRRYRITEGSEEIQMRKVAGYLFGFTGPERKRDAVDEVVGSSKL, from the coding sequence ATGAACTCCGACTTCACCACACCAGAGCTGCTAGAGTACATCGCGAAGCTCGACGCGTTCATCGAGAAGGAGATCAAGCCGCTGCAAGCACAAGACGACAACGACCGCTTCTTCGACCACCGACGAGAGCACTCGAGGACAGACTGGGACAAGGGCGGACTGCCTCGCGATGAGTGGGAAGATCTGTTAAGAGAAGCCACACGCAGAGCAGACAAGGCAGGCTTCTATCGCTTCAGTCTACCGAAAGAGTATGGAGGTCAGAACGAGCAGAGCGGAAGAGGGTCGAACCTCTGGGTGGCAGTCATTAGAGAACACCTAGCAGCCAAAGGCCTCGGCCTCTTCAACGATCTCCAAAACGAACACTCCGTCTGCGGCAACTTCCCAGACATCATCATGGTCCAGCACTTCGGCAACGAGCAGCAGAAGAAGGAACTGATCCAGGGCCGCCTCGCTGGCAAAGTCCGCATCACCTTCGGCCTCACAGAACCCGAGCACGGCAGCGACGCGACCCACATGTCCACCAGAGCCACCCTCCAACCCGACGGCACATACCTCATCAACGGCGCCAAAATGTGGCAGACGGGGATGCACAAAGCCACAAACTGCTTCATCTTCGCCCGCACCAGCGGCTCCAACGGCTCCGCGAAGGGCATAACCTGCTTCAACGTCCCCTCCACGACTCCCGGCCTCAAAGTAGAATCCTACGAATGGACCCTCAACATGCCCACCGACCACGCCACCGTCTCCCTAACCAACGTCCGCGTCCCGGCCTCATCCATCATCGGCCCCCTCGACGAAGGCCTCGCCATAGCCCAAGCCTTCGTGCACGAGAACCGCATCCGACAAGCCGCCTCCTCATTAGGAGCAGCAGTCTACTGCGTCCGCCAATCCGTCGCCTACGCCCGAAAGCGCCGCCCCTTCGGCGAACCCCTCGCCTCCAACCAAGCAATCCAATTCCCCCTCGTCGAGCTCGCAACGCAATGCGAAATGCTCCGGCTCCTAATCCGCAAAACAGCCCACGACATGGATACCATGCCGCACCGCGAAGTGGAGCAGAAAATCTCCGACAAGGTGAGCATGTGTAATTACTGGGCGAATAGACTGTGTACGCAAGCGGCGGATCGGGCGATTCAGACGTTTGGCGGGTGGGGGTATTCGAGGCATTATCCTTTTGAGCATATTTGGCGGCATCATAGGAGGTATCGCATTACGGAGGGGAGTGAAGAGATTCAGATGAGGAAGGTGGCCGGGTATCTTTTTGGGTTTACGGGCCCGGAGAGGAAGAGGGATGCCGTCGACGAGGTTGTGGGGAGTTCGAAGTTGTAG
- a CDS encoding Solute carrier RCH1, producing the protein MADKTPPGDIATAERGCPDQHGQETLHREGEKNINASVTIKSSNPGNDHNKPSPKAKWLQAVKTFLADQWILLCIGFVIALSSQVQVPSPQQHTKSTVISYLCVSIIFFSTGCTLDTKVLVRNYSRWKTHLWVQGQCFLMCSGLMFAVVSAAATNRDFMDPGLLIGLVFVSTVPTTIASNVVMTRQAHGNTELTVVQTTIGNFIGVFLAPALVAMYVTVPTWYNEILPDSTGNFTEIYRRVLKQLGLSIYVPLVAGQIVRYFFPKACDKVFRQWKFNKLGGLCMIVIVWSTYDQAFRSSAFDGIPPSNLVFLVFILLAMFLVYFAVSCFVSMMWFSQKDVVAITYCVTGKGPAVGVPLATSFFSGLSLELSSKIQVPIVVYQAIMIAGGSIAIVVFRRWVERDEARRRDVEQVNEEGRPES; encoded by the coding sequence ATGGCGGACAAGACACCTCCCGGGGACATTGCCACGGCTGAGAGAGGATGCCCTGATCAGCATGGCCAAGAAACACTACACCGCGAAGGAGAGAAGAACATCAACGCCTCAGTCACAATCAAGTCCTCCAACCCAGGCAATGACCACAACAAACCCTCCCCAAAGGCAAAATGGCTTCAGGCGGTGAAAACATTCCTAGCCGACCAATGGATCCTGCTATGCATAGGCTTTGTCATCGCCCTCTCATCCCAAGTCCAAGTACCCTCACCCCAGCAACACACCAAATCCACAGTAATCTCGTACCTCTGCGTCAGCATCATCTTCTTCTCAACCGGCTGCACGCTCGACACGAAAGTCCTGGTCCGCAACTACTCCCGCTGGAAGACCCACCTCTGGGTCCAGGGACAATGTTTCCTCATGTGCTCGGGCTTGATGTTCGCTGTGGTCAGCGCGGCAGCCACTAATAGGGACTTTATGGATCCCGGCTTACTCATTGGCTTGGTCTTTGTCAGTACTGTGCCGACTACGATTGCGAGTAATGTGGTCATGACGCGCCAAGCACATGGCAATACGGAGCTGACGGTGGTGCAAACGACTATTGGCAATTTCATAGGCGTCTTCCTTGCGCCTGCGCTGGTGGCGATGTATGTCACGGTTCCGACGTGGTACAACGAGATTCTCCCTGATTCCACTGGTAACTTCACTGAGATATACCGACGAGTGCTGAAGCAGCTGGGCCTTTCCATCTACGTTCCACTGGTGGCTGGACAGATCGTGCGGTACTTCTTCCCCAAGGCTTGTGACAAAGTCTTTCGACAGTGGAAGTTCAACAAACTGGGTGGCCTATGCATGATCGTGATCGTGTGGTCTACATACGATCAAGCATTTCGCTCTTCTGCATTCGATGGCATACCGCCAAGCAACCTGGTGTTCCTGGTCTTCATCCTGCTGGCGATGTTCTTGGTCTATTTTGCGGTCTCGTGCTTCGTGTCCATGATGTGGTTCTCACAGAAGGATGTTGTGGCCATTACCTATTGCGTGACTGGCAAAGGACCTGCTGTAGGAGTTCCCCTGGCCACGTCCTTCTTCTCTGGCCTGAGTCTGGAGCTGTCGTCCAAGATTCAGGTACCGATCGTGGTCTACCAGGCTATCATGATCGCAGGCGGTAGTATTGCTATTGTCGTGTTTCGTCGCTGGGTGGAAAGGGATGAGGCTCGTCGTAGAGATGTCGAGCAAGTGAATGAAGAGGGCAGGCCAGAATCGTGA
- a CDS encoding Aryl-alcohol dehydrogenase: protein MSGRASNNIPPSIRKIWQQQEQNLQRKYQGVGSHMTSTKAIVCHDTYDNGGWKMEDVGLRALNEGELLVEMVATGVCHTDALIGGIPGGAAPIAFYPRILGHEGSGYVKEVGPGVTVAAAGDPVLCSFAFCENCEICKAGHQSNCNSFNELNFGPAPAFHLASKSGEPEVGGLFFGQSSFANFSIVKQCSIVNAKGIVDNKKDLQLFAPLGCGIQTGSGTVVNVSGAGPKDSICIMGLGGVGLSAIMGAKIMGCRQIIGIDKVESRMKLAKELGATHVIDGSNLGEGKTLKDVVQEVADGVGPNIVIDTTGAPVLMDAGMQFVRNRGKYIQVGSPPFDYTLGSVVGFEFMVAGKQWIGAIEGGAYPPEFVPKMIQWYREGRFPIDKLMKLMPAEKFSEAMHEMHTGETIKPILTWS from the exons ATGAGTGGAAGAGCCTCGAACAACATCCCTCCTTCTATCAGAAAGATCTGGCAACAGCAAGAGCAGAATTTGCAGAGAAAGTATCAAGGAGTCGGAAGCCATATGACGTCCACCAAGGCGATTGTGTGTCATGACACCTACGACAATGGCGGCTGGAAGATGGAGGACGTCGGCTTGAGAGCGCTGAACGAGGGCGAGCTCTTGGTCGAGATGGTCGCTACTGGAGTCTGCCATACAGATGCATTGATTGGAGGCATCCCTGGTGGAGCAGCTCCAATCGCTTTCTACCCGAGAATCCTGGGACATGAAG GCTCCGGGTACGTGAAAGAGGTCGGTCCAGGCGTCACAGTAGCCGCCGCCGGCGACCCAGTCCTCTGCTCCTTCGCCTTCTGCGAGAACTGCGAAATCTGCAAAGCAGGCCACCAGTCCAACTGCAACTCCTTCAACGAGCTCAACTTCGGCCCCGCCCCAGCCTTCCACCTCGCCTCCAAGTCCGGCGAGCCAGAAGTCGGCGGCCTCTTCTTCGGCCAATCCTCCTTTGCCAACTTCAGCATCGTCAAGCAATGCTCCATCGTCAACGCGAAAGGAATCGTAGACAACAAGAAAGACCTCCAGCTCTTCGCACCCCTCGGCTGCGGAATTCAAACCGGCAGCGGCACAGTCGTCAACGTCTCTGGCGCAGGCCCGAAAGACTCCATCTGCATTATGGGCCTGGGAGGTGTGGGTCTCTCCGCCATTATGGGTGCGAAAATCATGGGCTGCAGACAAatcatcggcatcgacaaaGTCGAATCGCGCATGAAGCTCGCCAAAGAGCTCGGAGCCACCCACGTAATCGACGGCTCCAATCTCGGCGAGGGCAAAACACTCAAAGACGTAGTCCAAGAAGTCGCCGACGGCGTCGGCCCCAACATCGTCATCGACACCACCGGCGCTCCCGTCCTGATGGACGCGGGCATGCAATTCGTGCGCAACCGCGGGAAATACATCCAAGTCGGCTCGCCTCCCTTCGATTACACGCTCGGCAGCGTTGTCGGCTTTGAGTTCATGGTTGCTGGGAAGCAGTGGATTGGGGCTATTGAGGGAGGGGCGTACCCGCCGGAGTTTGTGCCCAAGATGATTCAGTGGTATAGGGAGGGCAGGTTTCCGATTGACAAGTTGATGAAGTTGATGCCGGCGGAGAAGTTTAGTGAGGCGATGCATGAGATGCACACGGGTGAGACGATTAAGCCGATTTTGACGTGGTCGTAG